In a single window of the Flavobacterium ammoniigenes genome:
- a CDS encoding ABC transporter ATP-binding protein has product MKELGYLNKYFIKYKFSFLLGIVITIIAQFFSLYTPKLISKSLGAIEQFDQLSDTQKATETILSGFKSELVSNILLIIGTTIIAGFLTFLMRQTLIVMSRHIEFDLKNEVFRQYENLSQQFYKQNRTGDLMNRISEDVSKVRMYVGPAVMYTINTFIRFAIVIAYMYNVSPRLTLYTLLPLPILSYTIFKLSSEINKRSTIFQQYLSKVSSFTQEIFSGIRVIKAYSLENQHQNNMIDLADESKNKSLDLARVQSLFGPLMMALIGISNLVVIYFGGLMYMEGTIKSIGTIAEFILYVNMLTWPVASLGWVSSMVQEAEASQKRLNEFLKIEPEIKNTNPNHSTIEGSIAFNNVSYTYEDTNIKAIQNISFTVKKGETLAILGKTGSGKSTILSLISRLHDVTDGNITVDGSEISQLNLFDLRNSIGIVPQDAFLFSDSIKNNIKFGKENATDFEIESAAKSAVVHDNIMGFNAQYETILGERGITLSGGQKQRVSIARAIIKNPPILLFDDCLSAVDTETEETILNNLFEICKDKTTIIVSHRVSSAKNADQIIIIDEGRIIQQGSHNQLINEEGYYADLYLKQLSEKELT; this is encoded by the coding sequence GTTTTTTACTAGGTATTGTAATTACTATCATTGCCCAATTCTTCTCACTCTATACTCCTAAATTGATTAGTAAGTCGTTGGGTGCAATTGAGCAATTTGACCAACTTTCAGACACTCAAAAAGCTACCGAAACTATTTTGTCTGGATTCAAAAGCGAATTAGTGTCTAACATTCTATTGATTATTGGCACCACCATTATCGCTGGTTTTTTGACCTTTTTAATGCGTCAAACCTTAATTGTAATGTCGCGACACATCGAATTTGATTTAAAAAACGAAGTCTTTAGACAGTACGAAAATCTTTCGCAACAATTCTACAAACAAAACAGAACTGGAGATTTAATGAATCGCATCAGTGAAGATGTTTCCAAAGTGAGAATGTATGTCGGTCCGGCTGTGATGTACACCATTAACACCTTCATCCGATTTGCCATTGTGATCGCTTATATGTATAATGTTTCACCAAGACTGACTTTATATACCTTATTGCCCTTACCCATTCTTTCGTATACGATTTTCAAACTGAGTTCAGAAATTAACAAACGAAGTACCATTTTCCAACAATACCTGTCTAAAGTATCGAGTTTTACTCAAGAAATTTTCTCAGGAATTAGAGTAATCAAAGCCTATTCTTTAGAAAACCAACACCAAAACAATATGATTGATTTGGCTGATGAAAGTAAAAACAAGAGCTTGGATTTAGCTCGTGTGCAATCTTTATTTGGACCATTGATGATGGCATTGATTGGTATAAGTAATTTAGTAGTGATCTATTTTGGCGGATTGATGTATATGGAGGGAACCATAAAAAGTATTGGAACCATTGCCGAATTTATTTTGTACGTAAACATGCTCACATGGCCCGTGGCCTCTTTGGGCTGGGTTTCGTCAATGGTACAAGAAGCTGAAGCTTCACAAAAACGTTTGAATGAGTTCTTGAAAATTGAACCTGAAATAAAAAACACCAATCCAAATCATTCTACAATTGAAGGAAGTATTGCTTTCAACAATGTAAGCTATACCTACGAGGATACAAATATTAAAGCAATTCAAAATATTTCCTTTACAGTAAAGAAAGGCGAAACATTGGCAATCTTAGGAAAAACTGGTTCTGGTAAATCTACTATCCTTTCCTTAATTTCTAGATTACACGATGTAACGGATGGAAACATAACAGTTGATGGTAGTGAAATTAGTCAGCTCAATTTATTCGACCTTAGAAACAGTATTGGAATTGTCCCTCAAGATGCTTTCTTATTTTCAGATAGTATCAAGAACAATATTAAATTTGGCAAAGAAAACGCCACTGATTTCGAAATAGAAAGTGCTGCAAAAAGTGCTGTGGTTCACGATAATATTATGGGATTTAATGCACAATATGAAACCATTCTAGGTGAAAGAGGAATTACACTTTCAGGCGGTCAAAAACAACGCGTATCGATCGCAAGGGCCATTATCAAAAACCCTCCTATTTTACTTTTCGACGATTGTTTATCAGCGGTTGATACTGAAACTGAAGAAACTATTTTGAACAATTTATTTGAAATTTGCAAAGACAAAACAACGATTATTGTAAGTCATCGTGTTTCGTCTGCTAAAAATGCAGATCAAATTATTATCATTGACGAAGGAAGAATAATACAACAAGGTTCTCATAATCAATTAATAAATGAAGAAGGCTACTATGCCGACTTGTATTTGAAACAACTATCCGAAAAAGAATTAACATAA
- a CDS encoding PUR family DNA/RNA-binding protein: MREHDMLEKEEIFSKILRAGRRTYFFDVRATKADDYYITITESKKFTEEDGSFHFKKHKIYLYKEDFAAFTEILGDMTSYVLNHKGEEVISERHQKDFKKEYTSATSDEEITPQVSSFTDIDFDDI, from the coding sequence ATGAGAGAACATGATATGTTAGAAAAAGAAGAAATATTTTCTAAAATTTTAAGAGCTGGAAGAAGAACCTACTTTTTTGATGTAAGAGCTACAAAAGCAGATGATTATTACATTACAATTACTGAAAGTAAGAAGTTTACTGAAGAGGATGGATCGTTTCATTTCAAAAAACATAAAATTTATTTGTACAAAGAAGACTTTGCTGCTTTTACTGAAATTTTAGGCGATATGACTTCCTACGTTTTAAACCACAAAGGCGAAGAAGTAATTTCTGAAAGACATCAAAAAGATTTCAAAAAAGAATACACTTCAGCAACTTCAGATGAAGAAATAACACCTCAGGTGTCTAGTTTTACAGATATTGATTTTGATGATATTTAA
- a CDS encoding S10 family peptidase: MKKMLFSLVLTGSFLTAIAQTPTKKTDTPAVAPAEKVESLASNIKFNPDEKVITQHLTTIKGQKVPYQATTGTMPVWDEDGKTIAGIFYTYYERSDVNDRASRPLVISFNGGPGSASVWMQIAYTGPTLLNIDDEGYPVQPYGVKQNPYSILDVADIVFVNPVNTAYSRMTNKETPKSTFFGVNADVKYLAEWIKTFVTRNNRWASPKYLIGESYGTTRVSGLALELQENQWMYLNGVVLVSPTTLGIERGVASKAALRLPYFAATAWFHKKLAADLQSKDLTAMLPEVEQFTINELIPAMSKGGFIDPAERKAIASKMARYSGVDEKVILQNNLDVPLDYFWKELLRDQGYTVGRLDSRYKGIDRKDAGDGPDFNSELTSWLHSFTPAINIYLRNNLGYKTDLKYNMFGPVHPWDNSGDKTGENLRQAMAQNPYLHVLVQSGYYDGACDYFNAKYNLWQMDPSGRLKDRMSFEGYRSGHMMYLRKEDLIKGNDDLRKFIQKSLPKPGVPAKY, from the coding sequence ATGAAAAAAATGTTGTTTTCTTTAGTGCTCACCGGTTCTTTCTTAACCGCTATTGCGCAAACTCCTACTAAAAAAACCGATACACCAGCTGTTGCACCAGCTGAAAAAGTAGAAAGTTTGGCATCCAATATTAAATTCAATCCAGATGAAAAAGTAATTACTCAGCATCTTACTACTATTAAAGGTCAAAAGGTTCCATACCAAGCAACAACCGGAACAATGCCGGTTTGGGACGAGGATGGGAAAACTATTGCAGGAATATTTTACACCTATTATGAGCGTTCCGATGTGAATGACAGAGCTAGTCGTCCCTTGGTAATTTCATTTAATGGTGGTCCAGGTTCGGCTTCGGTTTGGATGCAAATTGCTTACACAGGACCAACTTTGTTGAATATTGATGACGAAGGATATCCGGTACAGCCCTATGGAGTTAAACAAAATCCGTATTCTATTTTGGATGTAGCTGATATTGTTTTTGTCAATCCAGTCAATACCGCTTATTCTAGAATGACAAACAAAGAAACACCGAAATCAACTTTTTTTGGAGTCAATGCCGATGTGAAGTATTTGGCAGAATGGATCAAAACATTTGTAACTCGTAATAATCGTTGGGCATCACCAAAGTATCTAATAGGTGAAAGTTATGGAACCACACGTGTTTCTGGATTGGCTTTGGAATTACAAGAAAATCAATGGATGTATTTAAATGGTGTTGTTTTAGTTTCACCAACTACTTTAGGAATAGAAAGAGGAGTGGCTTCAAAAGCTGCTTTGCGTTTGCCTTATTTTGCGGCTACAGCTTGGTTTCATAAAAAACTTGCTGCTGATTTGCAATCCAAAGATTTAACTGCAATGTTGCCAGAAGTGGAACAATTCACCATTAACGAATTAATTCCTGCCATGAGTAAAGGAGGATTTATAGATCCAGCCGAAAGAAAAGCAATTGCTTCTAAAATGGCTCGTTATTCAGGGGTTGATGAAAAAGTAATTTTGCAAAATAATTTGGATGTTCCATTGGATTATTTTTGGAAAGAGTTGTTGAGAGATCAAGGGTATACTGTGGGTAGATTAGATTCTCGTTACAAAGGAATAGATCGCAAAGATGCTGGAGATGGACCCGATTTTAATTCGGAATTAACTTCTTGGTTGCATTCATTTACACCAGCGATCAATATTTATCTTCGTAATAATTTAGGATATAAAACCGATTTAAAATACAATATGTTTGGACCAGTTCATCCTTGGGATAATTCGGGTGATAAAACGGGGGAGAATTTGCGTCAAGCGATGGCTCAAAATCCGTATTTGCATGTATTAGTACAATCTGGATATTACGATGGGGCTTGTGATTATTTCAATGCCAAATACAATTTGTGGCAAATGGATCCGAGCGGCAGACTAAAAGACAGAATGTCTTTTGAAGGGTATCGCAGTGGCCATATGATGTATCTTCGAAAAGAAGACTTGATTAAAGGAAATGATGACCTAAGAAAATTTATTCAAAAATCATTACCTAAGCCAGGTGTTCCTGCTAAGTATTAA
- a CDS encoding peptidylprolyl isomerase, with protein MENGIYAKFNTAKGSVLVKLTHDLTPGTVGNFVALAEGNLENKVKPQGTKYYDGLTFHRVIPDFMIQGGCPQGTGTGDAGYKFDDEFHPSLKHDRPGVLAMANAGPGTNGSQFYITHVPTSWLDGKHTVFGHVIEGQEVVDAVAQGDLLESLEIIRVGAEAEQWNAVEAFRTFEGSRAKRIEAERAAAEAEMEKLAAGFEKTESGLRYQFIQRGSGKKAEDGKTVSVHYSGQLPDGKVFDSSYARKKPIEFPLGRGNVIEGWDEGIALLQVGDKARFVIPSHLGYGSRGAGGVIPPNATLIFDVELMDVK; from the coding sequence ATGGAAAACGGAATATACGCTAAATTCAATACCGCTAAGGGTTCAGTTTTAGTAAAATTAACACACGATTTAACGCCAGGAACAGTAGGAAACTTTGTGGCTTTGGCTGAAGGGAATTTGGAAAATAAAGTAAAACCTCAAGGAACTAAATATTATGACGGTTTAACATTTCACCGTGTTATCCCTGATTTTATGATTCAAGGAGGTTGTCCTCAAGGAACTGGAACTGGAGATGCAGGATACAAATTTGATGATGAATTTCACCCTAGTTTGAAGCACGATCGTCCGGGAGTTTTGGCTATGGCTAATGCTGGTCCGGGTACCAATGGGTCTCAATTTTATATTACGCACGTGCCAACTTCTTGGTTGGATGGTAAACATACTGTTTTTGGTCATGTGATCGAAGGGCAAGAGGTTGTGGATGCGGTGGCTCAAGGTGATCTATTAGAGTCTTTAGAAATAATTAGAGTAGGTGCAGAAGCAGAGCAATGGAATGCAGTAGAAGCTTTTAGAACTTTTGAAGGTTCTCGTGCCAAACGTATTGAAGCGGAACGCGCTGCTGCTGAAGCTGAAATGGAAAAGTTAGCTGCTGGTTTTGAAAAAACTGAAAGTGGTTTGCGTTACCAATTTATCCAAAGAGGATCTGGTAAAAAAGCAGAAGACGGTAAAACAGTATCGGTACACTATTCAGGGCAATTACCTGACGGAAAAGTGTTTGATAGTTCCTACGCACGAAAAAAACCAATCGAATTTCCATTAGGTAGAGGTAATGTGATCGAAGGTTGGGATGAAGGAATTGCCTTATTGCAAGTGGGTGATAAAGCTCGATTTGTGATTCCATCACACTTAGGATATGGTTCTCGCGGTGCTGGAGGAGTGATTCCGCCCAATGCTACTTTAATCTTTGACGTAGAGTTGATGGATGTAAAATAA
- the trmD gene encoding tRNA (guanosine(37)-N1)-methyltransferase TrmD: MRIDIITVLPELLRSPFEASIMKRAIDKGLVEVHIHNLRDYTTNKQKSVDDYPFGGGAGMVMTVQPIDACITYLKSEREYDEIIYMSPDGETLNQKMANTMSMYENIIILCGHYKGVDQRVRDHFITKEISIGDYVLSGGELGALVVSDALIRLIPGVLSDETSALTDSFQDGLLSGPIYTRPADYKGWKVPEVLTSGNFAKIDQWREDKAYEHTKNRRPDLLEE, from the coding sequence ATGCGTATAGATATTATAACTGTTCTACCGGAATTATTACGAAGCCCATTCGAAGCTTCCATTATGAAACGCGCTATCGACAAAGGTTTGGTAGAAGTTCATATTCATAATTTACGCGACTATACTACCAACAAGCAAAAAAGTGTCGATGATTATCCTTTTGGAGGTGGTGCCGGAATGGTCATGACAGTACAACCTATTGATGCTTGTATTACGTATTTAAAAAGTGAAAGAGAATACGACGAAATCATTTATATGTCGCCCGATGGAGAAACGTTAAACCAAAAAATGGCTAATACGATGTCCATGTATGAAAACATTATCATTTTATGCGGACATTATAAAGGAGTTGATCAACGGGTGCGTGATCATTTTATCACCAAAGAAATTTCGATTGGGGATTATGTTTTAAGTGGTGGTGAATTAGGCGCTTTAGTTGTATCGGATGCGTTGATCCGATTGATACCTGGCGTTTTGAGTGATGAAACCTCCGCCCTAACCGACAGTTTTCAAGATGGTTTATTATCCGGCCCTATCTATACTCGTCCAGCCGATTATAAAGGATGGAAAGTACCTGAAGTCTTAACTAGTGGCAATTTTGCCAAAATTGATCAATGGCGAGAAGACAAAGCCTATGAGCATACAAAAAATCGCCGACCTGACTTATTAGAAGAGTAA
- the rplS gene encoding 50S ribosomal protein L19, translated as MADLMKFVKDEFVTRKDFPDFGAGDTITVFYEIKEGEKTRTQFFKGVVIQRRGSGNTETFTIRKMSGAIGVERIFPVNLPALQKIEINKKGAVRRARIFYFRELTGKKAKIKDKRRF; from the coding sequence ATGGCAGATTTAATGAAATTCGTTAAAGACGAATTCGTAACAAGAAAAGATTTCCCAGATTTCGGAGCTGGAGACACAATTACTGTTTTCTACGAAATTAAAGAGGGTGAAAAAACTAGAACTCAGTTTTTTAAAGGAGTAGTGATTCAAAGAAGAGGTTCTGGAAATACAGAAACTTTTACTATTCGTAAAATGTCTGGAGCAATTGGAGTAGAGCGTATCTTCCCAGTTAATTTACCAGCTTTGCAAAAAATTGAAATCAATAAGAAAGGTGCTGTACGTAGAGCTAGAATTTTCTACTTCAGAGAACTTACTGGTAAAAAAGCAAAAATTAAAGATAAAAGAAGATTCTAA
- a CDS encoding NADP-dependent isocitrate dehydrogenase — protein sequence MAQKSKIFYTLTDEAPLLATYSFLPIVQAFTGTSDIEIETRDISLAGRILANFPEYLSDNQKTGDALAELGQLATTPEANIIKLPNVSASVPQLKAAIAELQSHGYALPDFPEDPQTEEEKSVKAKYAKILGSAVNPVLREGNSDRRAPKAVKNYAKANPHSMGAWSSTSKTHVASMETGDFYGSEKSVTVAEATDVKIEFVGKDGSTSVLKASTPLKAGEIIDSSVMNLNALKSFVAKTIQEAKEQGLLLSVHLKATMMKVSDPIIFGAIVEVYFKDVFEKYAALFAELNIDTRNGLGDVYAKIAGHAQQAEVEAAINQAIANGPAIAMVNSEKGITNLQVPSDVIVDASMPAMIRTSGQMWNKDGKQQDTVAIIPDRCYAGVYTATIDFCKENGAFDPTTMGSVPNVGLMAQKAEEYGSHDKTFQIAADGLVRVVDTNGTVLMEQAVEAKDIFRMCQAKDAPIQDWVKLAVNRARLSNTPAIFWLDENRAHDRELIVKVQKYLKDHDTTGLDIQILSPIAATKATLERIIKGLDTISVTGNVLRDYLTDLFPILEVGTSAKMLSIVPLMNGGGLFETGAGGSAPKHVEQFTDESYLRWDSLGEFLALGASLEHLSQTLNNPKALVLAETLDVATEKFLANDKSPARKVGQIDNRGSHFYLTMYWAEALAAQDKDAELKATFTPIAKALIENETTINSELIGSQGKPQNIGGYYQPNPELTTKAMRPSETFNAILAKIA from the coding sequence ATGGCACAGAAATCCAAAATTTTTTACACGCTTACAGACGAAGCCCCTTTGTTAGCAACTTATTCTTTTTTACCTATCGTTCAAGCCTTCACAGGAACCTCCGATATTGAAATTGAAACAAGAGACATTTCCCTAGCAGGAAGAATTTTAGCTAATTTTCCAGAATATCTTTCAGATAATCAAAAAACTGGAGATGCTTTAGCTGAATTGGGTCAGCTAGCTACCACACCTGAAGCGAACATTATTAAATTACCTAACGTTTCTGCCTCAGTTCCTCAATTAAAAGCAGCCATTGCTGAATTACAATCGCATGGTTATGCTTTACCTGATTTCCCAGAAGATCCTCAAACAGAAGAAGAGAAAAGTGTCAAAGCAAAATACGCTAAAATATTAGGTTCGGCTGTAAATCCAGTTTTACGTGAAGGAAACTCTGATCGTAGAGCGCCAAAAGCAGTAAAAAATTACGCCAAAGCAAATCCGCATTCTATGGGAGCTTGGTCGTCAACCTCAAAAACTCATGTGGCTTCAATGGAAACTGGTGATTTTTACGGAAGTGAAAAATCAGTTACTGTTGCAGAGGCTACAGATGTAAAAATTGAATTCGTAGGAAAAGATGGAAGCACGTCTGTTTTAAAAGCGAGTACGCCATTAAAAGCAGGAGAAATTATTGATAGTTCTGTAATGAACTTAAATGCTTTAAAATCATTCGTTGCCAAAACCATCCAAGAAGCTAAAGAACAAGGTCTATTGCTTTCTGTTCACTTAAAAGCTACCATGATGAAAGTTTCTGATCCAATTATTTTTGGCGCTATCGTGGAAGTATACTTCAAAGACGTTTTTGAAAAATATGCTGCTTTATTTGCTGAATTGAATATCGATACCCGAAACGGTTTAGGTGATGTTTATGCAAAAATTGCAGGACACGCACAACAAGCCGAAGTAGAAGCTGCCATCAATCAAGCTATTGCAAACGGACCGGCTATTGCTATGGTAAACTCTGAAAAAGGGATTACCAACCTTCAAGTACCTTCGGATGTAATTGTAGATGCTTCAATGCCTGCTATGATTCGTACTTCAGGACAAATGTGGAACAAAGACGGAAAACAACAAGATACAGTGGCAATAATTCCAGACCGTTGTTATGCGGGAGTGTATACTGCTACTATCGATTTTTGTAAAGAAAATGGTGCTTTTGATCCAACTACAATGGGAAGTGTCCCTAACGTAGGTTTGATGGCTCAAAAAGCGGAAGAATATGGTTCTCATGATAAAACGTTTCAAATTGCCGCAGACGGACTTGTTCGCGTAGTGGATACCAATGGAACTGTTTTAATGGAACAAGCGGTGGAAGCAAAAGACATTTTTAGAATGTGTCAAGCCAAAGACGCTCCAATTCAAGACTGGGTTAAACTAGCGGTAAACAGAGCTCGTTTGTCTAATACTCCAGCTATTTTTTGGTTAGACGAAAATAGAGCTCACGACAGAGAATTAATTGTAAAAGTTCAAAAATACTTAAAAGACCACGATACTACAGGTTTGGATATTCAAATCTTATCTCCTATAGCTGCAACAAAAGCAACTTTAGAAAGAATCATTAAAGGATTAGACACTATTTCGGTAACCGGAAACGTATTGCGTGATTACCTAACCGATTTATTCCCAATTTTAGAAGTGGGTACTTCTGCTAAAATGTTATCTATCGTTCCATTAATGAATGGTGGCGGTTTGTTTGAAACCGGTGCAGGTGGATCTGCTCCAAAACACGTAGAACAGTTTACTGACGAAAGTTATTTACGTTGGGATTCACTTGGAGAGTTTTTAGCATTAGGTGCTTCTTTAGAACACTTAAGCCAAACTCTTAACAACCCAAAAGCATTAGTATTAGCAGAGACTTTAGATGTAGCCACAGAAAAATTCTTAGCTAACGATAAATCACCAGCACGTAAAGTTGGACAAATTGACAACCGTGGTTCTCATTTCTACCTAACAATGTACTGGGCTGAAGCTTTGGCTGCACAAGACAAAGATGCTGAACTAAAAGCAACTTTTACTCCAATTGCTAAAGCGTTGATTGAAAATGAAACTACCATCAATTCAGAATTAATTGGTTCACAAGGAAAACCACAAAATATTGGTGGTTACTACCAACCTAATCCAGAATTGACTACTAAAGCCATGAGACCAAGCGAAACATTCAATGCTATTTTAGCAAAAATCGCTTAA
- a CDS encoding TonB-dependent receptor, whose protein sequence is MISKKISLLFLLLLCSFSLTAQERFTLSGTVSDSNSNETLIGVNLYIPELKTGITTNEYGFYSITVPKGSYTIRISYMGYNSLEEKIQLQQNTKTNFKLYSAENTLKEVIVTDTKSKIDIRKPEMSVNKLSISAIKRMPVVLGEVDVLKSILLLPGVTNAGEGASGFNVRGGGADQNLILLDEATIFNSSHVFGFFSVFNPDAIKDLKLYKGGIPARFGGRASSVLDIYQKDGNSKKFSANGGIGLISSRLLLEGPLVKDKGSFLIGGRSSYAHLFLKLSEDQKDNAAYFYDLNTKLSYKINPNNNLFLSGYFGRDVFSLANSFTNIYGNSTLNLRWNHLFSNKLFSNLSLIYSDYYYGLDLDFVGFKWDSGIKNYNIKYDFKNYISDRFKLNYGINAIYYDFNPGIIKPSDSNSGINFSQLDKKYAFEPAMYINADQEISSSLSISYGLRYSLFYRLGQSDLNVYANNNPVIFNPELQIYEKASPIGKTTFDKNKVMKSFNYLEPRFSAAYQLNDNQSVKASYNRMVQYLQLVSNTSSPTPLDVWTPSDAFIKPQIADQVALGYFTNFNNDLYSLEVETYYKKVQNRIDYIDGADLIANNALEQVILNGQMRSYGLEIMLKKNEGRLNGWISYTLSRSEQQTPGRTSSESGINDGQWYKSAYDKLHNLAVTSSYLLNEKWSFGANFTLQSGQPVTYPNGQYQYLGITIPSYGLRNENRLPTYHHLDISATLTPRKNDNRNWKGEWVFSIYNLYNRKNAAAINFRQNSETGNNEAVKTSIFGMVPAVSYNFKF, encoded by the coding sequence ATGATTTCAAAAAAAATTAGCCTACTCTTTTTACTGCTATTATGCAGCTTTTCGCTGACTGCTCAGGAACGATTTACTTTAAGTGGAACTGTTAGCGATAGCAATAGTAATGAAACCTTAATTGGGGTCAACTTATACATCCCTGAATTAAAAACCGGAATAACTACAAATGAATATGGTTTTTACTCTATAACTGTTCCAAAAGGCTCCTACACTATTCGAATAAGTTACATGGGCTACAACTCGCTGGAAGAGAAAATTCAATTGCAACAGAATACTAAAACAAATTTCAAACTCTACTCAGCAGAGAATACATTGAAGGAAGTAATTGTTACCGACACTAAATCCAAAATAGACATTCGAAAACCAGAAATGAGTGTCAACAAACTCTCGATATCGGCAATCAAAAGAATGCCAGTAGTACTAGGAGAAGTCGATGTTTTAAAATCTATTTTATTACTTCCTGGTGTAACTAATGCGGGCGAAGGCGCTTCGGGATTCAATGTTCGCGGTGGTGGTGCAGATCAAAATTTAATCTTATTGGACGAGGCAACTATTTTTAATTCGTCGCACGTTTTTGGTTTTTTCTCTGTCTTTAATCCCGATGCAATCAAAGATTTAAAATTGTACAAAGGTGGCATTCCAGCACGTTTTGGAGGAAGAGCATCTTCAGTATTAGATATTTATCAAAAAGATGGGAACAGTAAAAAATTCAGTGCTAATGGAGGAATTGGATTAATATCAAGTCGTTTGTTACTTGAAGGTCCTTTGGTAAAAGACAAAGGTTCTTTCTTAATTGGCGGCCGAAGTTCGTATGCTCATTTATTCCTAAAACTCTCTGAAGATCAAAAAGATAACGCTGCTTATTTTTACGATTTAAACACAAAACTGAGTTACAAAATCAACCCCAATAATAATTTGTTTTTATCCGGGTACTTTGGTCGAGATGTTTTCAGCTTAGCCAATAGTTTTACCAATATTTACGGAAATTCAACATTAAACCTTAGATGGAACCACTTGTTTTCTAACAAACTTTTTTCAAATCTTTCGTTAATTTATTCCGATTATTATTACGGACTTGATTTGGATTTTGTAGGATTCAAATGGGATTCGGGAATTAAAAATTACAATATTAAATACGATTTCAAAAATTACATTTCAGATCGTTTTAAACTCAATTATGGTATTAATGCCATTTATTATGATTTCAATCCTGGAATCATTAAACCTTCCGACAGTAATTCAGGAATTAACTTTTCACAGCTGGACAAAAAATATGCTTTTGAACCCGCAATGTATATTAATGCCGATCAAGAAATTAGTTCAAGTCTTTCTATTTCATACGGATTGCGTTATAGTTTATTTTACCGTTTAGGCCAATCTGACCTAAATGTGTACGCCAATAACAACCCTGTTATATTCAATCCTGAGCTTCAGATTTATGAGAAAGCAAGTCCAATTGGCAAAACCACTTTCGATAAAAATAAGGTAATGAAAAGCTTCAATTACCTCGAACCCCGTTTTTCTGCGGCCTATCAATTGAACGACAATCAATCAGTCAAAGCGAGTTATAATCGTATGGTACAATACCTTCAATTGGTATCCAATACTTCTTCTCCAACACCACTAGATGTTTGGACGCCAAGCGATGCATTCATCAAACCCCAAATAGCGGATCAGGTGGCATTAGGCTATTTTACAAATTTCAACAATGATCTGTATTCATTGGAAGTAGAAACCTATTATAAAAAAGTACAAAACCGAATTGATTATATTGACGGTGCCGATTTGATCGCCAATAATGCGTTGGAACAAGTTATTTTAAATGGACAAATGAGATCCTATGGATTAGAAATAATGCTAAAGAAAAATGAAGGTCGCCTTAACGGTTGGATTTCCTACACACTCTCGCGTTCAGAACAACAAACTCCAGGAAGAACTAGTTCAGAAAGCGGAATAAATGATGGGCAGTGGTACAAATCGGCCTATGATAAATTACACAATTTAGCGGTAACCAGTTCGTATTTACTGAATGAAAAATGGTCCTTTGGAGCCAACTTTACCTTACAATCGGGTCAGCCCGTTACCTATCCAAATGGACAATATCAATATCTTGGAATAACAATTCCTAGTTATGGATTGCGAAATGAAAATCGATTACCCACCTA